Proteins encoded by one window of Xiphias gladius isolate SHS-SW01 ecotype Sanya breed wild chromosome 15, ASM1685928v1, whole genome shotgun sequence:
- the ccdc85al gene encoding coiled-coil domain containing 85A, like: protein MRAEVFNQPLSIFCPFVGPGEAVPMEKATPPPQPQLQLSIAKTESPAEDISGITDEELLKWSKEDLVRRLRRSEADKMSVILDHGNLIREVNRSLQLHLNEIRGLKDINQKLQEDNRELRDLCCFLDDDRQKGKRVSREWQRLGRYSASIMRKEVTLYLQKLKELELRQEEVIRENLELKELCLLLDEEKGVVGGGGGGGGSGSGGSVGIGGCRNSIDSQNSLLLVPGQGLLMRDVGDGSSTSSAGSADSSDHPHHKQPHLAVGVCGVGSAGEKGSPELVHKPRCSNISGIGGGSGGDREVSSPEHPAGRHRSTSLEYPYTLPQLCRPRCGSISVPDHSRAIRGLSPEKYGRNVGRRSPEQHPKHHSSDLLLGQRQHFLGQGGSGELFQRHHRSSISSTGCGSPEPRQAHLGTSELHEKSCVVPGGSPETHRHQYSMSPDHVKFGSPVRDGQRRSAADELSPHHRSIYNGMNALISAGCCTNNCRNVKLWDSFDASS, encoded by the exons ATGCGAGCAGAGGTTTTCAACCAGCCTCTGAGTATTTTCTGCCCGTTTGTCGGTCCCGGGGAGGCTGTGCCAATGGAGAAAGCGACTCCGCCGCCCCAGCCCCAGCTCCAGCTGTCGATAGCGAAGACTGAAAGTCCAGCGGAGGACATCTCCGGTATTACCGACGAGGAGCTGCTCAAGTGGTCCAAGGAGGATCTGGTGCGGCGGCTGCGGCGGTCTGAGGCCGACAAGATGAGCGTGATTCTGGACCACGGGAATCTCATCCGGGAGGTCAATCGCAGCCTCCAGCTGCACTTGAACGAGATCAGGGGGCTGAAG gaCATTAACCAGAAGCTGCAGGAAGACAACCGTGAGCTGCGGGACTTGTGCTGCTTCCTAGACGATGACCGCCAGAAAGGGAAGCGTGTTTCCAGGGAGTGGCAGCGCCTGGGGCGATACAGTGCCAGCATCATGCGCAAAGAGGTGACTCTTTACCTCCAGAAACTCAAAGAGCTGGAGCTTCGACAGGAGGAGGTGATCCGCGAGAACCTGGAGCTGAAGGagctctgcctgctgctggatgAGGAAAAGGGGGTGGTaggtggaggaggtggcggCGGAGGAAGTGGCAGCGGAGGAAGTGTAGGGATTGGAGGGTGCCGCAACTCCATAGACAGCCAGAATAGTTTGCTGCTGGTGCCTGGGCAGGGGCTCCTGATGAGAGACGTTGGGGATGGGAGCAGCACCTCCAGCGCTGGGAGCGCCGACAGCTCCGATCACCCTCATCATAAGCAGCCTCACCTGGCTGTGGGAGTGTGTGGAGTTGGCAGTGCTGGGGAAAAAGGGAGCCCTGAGCTTGTACATAAACCCAGGTGTAGCAACATCAGTGGAataggaggaggaagtggaggtgACAGGGAGGTGTCCAGTCCCGAGCACCCAGCTGGGCGCCACCGGAGTACAAGCCTGGAGTACCCATACACCCTGCCCCAGCTCTGCCGACCCCGGTGCGGCTCCATATCCGTGCCTGACCACAGTCGAGCCATACGAGGCCTCAGCCCAGAAAAATATGGGAGGAACGTGGGCCGACGCAGTCCAGAGCAGCACCCCAAGCACCACAGCTCTGATCTCCTCCTGGGCCAGAGGCAGCACTTCCTGGGCCAGGGAGGTAGCGGGGAGCTCTTTCAGAGGCACCACAGAAGCAGCATTAGCAGCACAGGCTGTGGGAGTCCCGAGCCCCGTCAGGCCCATTTAGGGACCAGCGAGCTCCACGAAAAGAGCTGCGTTGTCCCAGGGGGCAGCCCCGAAACTCATAGGCACCAGTACAGTATGAGCCCTGACCATGTGAAGTTTGGCAGCCCTGTGAGAGACGGGCAGAGGAGGTCAGCTGCAGATGAGCTGTCGCCACATCATCGGAGCATCTACAATGGCATGAATG